CCCGTCCGGGCCGAGTTTTAGGGTCAAGCGATCGATGATCTGCTGCCAATTGTCGAAAGGCCCGGCGAAATAGAACGGTTTGCCATCGCTGCCGCCAACGGGGATCTCGATATCGCAGGCATCGGGATCGGCATCACCGAGCACGATCATGGCATCGCGGTAATCAGGGTCAGGACGAAAACCCAGTTCGCCGGCATAGGCGATAGCCTGGCGCACGATTTTCGCCACCAGGTTCAAGTCGGCGCGGATCAGGCGTTGGTTGTCGGTCATCTTTTGTCTGGTCTCGGCGTAGGTCAAGCTATCGACGACGCGACCGTAGGCAGTCTTGACGCCCAGACAACCGAGATCGACCATGAAGGCGCCGACGGCCAGGTATCCAGACGGGCCGCGGCGCGAAACCAGGATTTGAATCAGGTTTTCCGTGTCACGCCAGGTCTGCGTGATCAAAGCTTCGTGCAGCGGCCAGTCGCGTGTTTTGGTCAGCGATGGCGCCCGGTGCGCGATGTTTCTCTGCACAGTCTGCTGCTGCTTCTCCTTGCGCCTGGCGTTTTGTCGTTGCAGGCGTTGTTGTCGTTTCTTGGGGTCTTGGGCCATGTGTGACTCCTGCCGGTTCAGGGGAGGGTGACATCGATTGCGGCCAACTCCTTCTGGGTGGCATCGTAGAGTGTCAATTCTATCATCGCCGGCTCTCCCGCGCCGATCTTCATCCAGACCGGGTAGCTTTCTCCAGCCTGCCAACTCGTGGTCGGGAAGTCGAAGCCGGCCGGGCGGCCATCCTGCCGCGCAAGCACGCTGCCGGTGGCATCGCGCACGACAACCGCCGTTCTCAGGTCGGGAAGATCGGGCTGCAATGCCTGCCAGTAAAGCCAGAGGCCGCCGGGGGTTTGCTCCACACCTGTCAGGCGCAGCCAGGCGCCGAGATCAGCGCCCGGTTGGGTGGCGGGCGGCTGTTTGGGAAAGAGACGGTCGGGCCGGAGGCGGTAGTGGCGCAGGCCCAGGTAAGGGAAGCTGGGCGTGGGCAGGGGGTCGGCAAAACGGTCCAGCAGGGTGGTCACAACCTGGGCCGGGTCCACCACCTCGTCTTGCCACAAGAACAGCCACACCCCGCTCCTCCCGGCCAGATCCCGGTTGAGCGCGCGCGCCGTCTCCTCCCATCCCAACACCTGGCTGACATCCAGGATTTCGATCTCGGGCAGGCGGTAGCGCGGCACACCCAGGTCGGCCGGCAGATAGGCGTCGAAGACCGGGTAGGCATGGCCCGACACCAGCAGCGCCGCTTCGCCGGGTGCGCGGTTGAAATACATCTCGGCGATGGCGTCGCGCCAGTCCGATTTGGCGAAGTTGGGGTTGCCGAACCAGTTTGCCAGCCCAACTGCCTGCGCCGCCAGGACGAGGGCAAAGGTGACGACGCACAGGAAACGCGAGATCGCTTGCGCCATCCAGCTTTCGCCGCCGCCCAAACCAGGCGACCATAGCGATCCCAGGCCGCCGCCGATGAACAATGCCCAGGCCGGCCAGGCGATCAGCAGGTAACGCGGGTTGAATTTGGGCGTGCGCCAGGCCAGCAGCAGGACAAGGGCGATGGGCAGCAGTCCCCACAAGACGAGCAGGAGCAGGGGGCGTTGCGGCTTCGGCCGTGGCCGTGACGACAACGCCGACAGCCAGGCCAGCCCCGCCACGACAAAGCCAAACAGCCAGGCGCCAGCATCCCCTTCCAGCATGACCTCGGTGGCGCCGGCGGTGAAATTGGCGGCGAGGTCGAAGCTCGCCTCGCCCAGCTTGAGTGCGCCAGCCCAGTAGCTGCTATCGACTTGAAAGCGGTCGAGCATGGCCGGCAACCAGGGCGAGAAGCCAAGCAGGACGAACAGATTGGCCAGGATGAATGGCCGCAGAGTCTGCCGCCCCCTTCCCCATCGCCGCCACTGGATCAACCAGTAAAGCGACAGGCCCAGCAGTGCAAAACCGGCGAAGTAGTGGGTATAGAGCGCAGCCAGCCCGGCGAAGGCGTAGAGAAGCCAATCGCCGCGCTGGCCTGTCCGCCCCCAACTCGCCGTCTGCCTGACCACCGCCAGCGCCGCCAAACCCACCAACACCATCAGCAGCGCATACATGCGCGCTTCCTGGCCATAGTACACCAGGAGAGGCGCTGCTGTCGCGGCCCAGGCTGCCAGCAGGCCCGCCCGCTCGTCCCACAGCCGGCGACCGATGGCCCATAGCAATGGGGTCAGCAGGAGGCCGAAGCCGGCCGAGAGGAAGCGCAGGACATAGGCCAGCGACCCGGCCCACGGCTGCAACAGCCGCAGCCATCCCCCCACCACCAGATAATAGAGCGGCGGCTGAATGTCAGCCGCCGTCCAGCCCGCCAGTTGTCGCATCCCCAGGCGGGCGACCTGGGCCGTGACCCCTTCGTCGTACCACAGGCTCTGGACGTCCAGATGGTGTAGGCGCAGTCCCCAGGCCAGCAGCATGAAAGCCAGGAGCAAGAGCCGCAGTCGCTTCATGCGCCTCTATTCGGCGCGCCGCCGCGAACGCTCGGCCGAAAAGCCTTCGGGATAACGGCGGGCGAGCTTGTCGATATTGTCCTGGGCGACCTCGTCCAACGACCAGTCCATGGCCTTGGCCATGACCGCCACATACCAGAGGACATCGCCCAACTCCTTCTTCAGCTTGTCCGCCTCCAGGTCGTGGCCGTGGAAGAAGGTCTTCTTGACCAATTCTGCCGTCTCGCCAGCTTCGCCGTTGAGGCCCAGGGCGGTATAGATGAGCGTGCGCTCGAAATCGCCGTGGTTGCCGGCGGTGCGCAGGGCCAGTTGTTGGTAGTCGTCTAGAGTCACGGTCGATCAGGGCTTGGCCAGGAGGTGTTTTTGCGCCAGGTGATAGCGCATCTCTTCGAGAGTGGTGATATCTATGGCAACGTTGATCAGGGGCTGGAGTTCGTGCGACTGCAACTGGCCAAGCGCCTGGGTCAGGTCGTCCGGCAGGGGGCCAAAACGATGGTTGAGCATGCCGAGGACGCTTTGGAGGAATGCCTCTCTTTGGCCCTCGTTCCGCCCTTCTTCCAGGCCCTCGTTCCGGCCCTCGTTCCGGCCCTCTTCCAGGCCCTCTTGCAGGCCCTCCAGCCGGCCCTCTTGCAGGATCTCAAGATACCATGGTGATTCGCGTAAAACGGTCATATCCCACCTCATGATACGGTGAACCAGATCCGTCTCCAGGACGAAGCTGGCAAAGAAGGCTAACAAGGTCTCCAACTGCGAGATCTCAGGGCTGGTGCGCAACAGGCTCAGCGCCCGTTCGATCC
The nucleotide sequence above comes from Caldilineales bacterium. Encoded proteins:
- a CDS encoding glycosyltransferase family 39 protein, with the protein product MKRLRLLLLAFMLLAWGLRLHHLDVQSLWYDEGVTAQVARLGMRQLAGWTAADIQPPLYYLVVGGWLRLLQPWAGSLAYVLRFLSAGFGLLLTPLLWAIGRRLWDERAGLLAAWAATAAPLLVYYGQEARMYALLMVLVGLAALAVVRQTASWGRTGQRGDWLLYAFAGLAALYTHYFAGFALLGLSLYWLIQWRRWGRGRQTLRPFILANLFVLLGFSPWLPAMLDRFQVDSSYWAGALKLGEASFDLAANFTAGATEVMLEGDAGAWLFGFVVAGLAWLSALSSRPRPKPQRPLLLLVLWGLLPIALVLLLAWRTPKFNPRYLLIAWPAWALFIGGGLGSLWSPGLGGGESWMAQAISRFLCVVTFALVLAAQAVGLANWFGNPNFAKSDWRDAIAEMYFNRAPGEAALLVSGHAYPVFDAYLPADLGVPRYRLPEIEILDVSQVLGWEETARALNRDLAGRSGVWLFLWQDEVVDPAQVVTTLLDRFADPLPTPSFPYLGLRHYRLRPDRLFPKQPPATQPGADLGAWLRLTGVEQTPGGLWLYWQALQPDLPDLRTAVVVRDATGSVLARQDGRPAGFDFPTTSWQAGESYPVWMKIGAGEPAMIELTLYDATQKELAAIDVTLP
- a CDS encoding nucleoside triphosphate pyrophosphohydrolase family protein, with product MTLDDYQQLALRTAGNHGDFERTLIYTALGLNGEAGETAELVKKTFFHGHDLEADKLKKELGDVLWYVAVMAKAMDWSLDEVAQDNIDKLARRYPEGFSAERSRRRAE